The DNA region CCTGCAGCATGGCGACAGCATGCTTCATGACCTCCCAGTCGCTGGAGGAGCCCATGATGACGCCGACCCGCGGCGCGGTCGGGGACGAGGTGGTCGTAGAGGCAGTCATAAGCCGGAGCGCAGTCGTAAAACCTGGGATTTTAACCGGCCCCGCCCGCCGGTTCTCAGGCGGCTCGCCGGCGGCGCTCCCGCCGCGCTTCGGCGCCCTACCTCGGCGCGTCGGCGGACGGCGGCGACGCCGGCTGGGCGGCGGGCTGCAGGTCGGCCAGCACGGGCGTGGGCCACCATTCCGGCGGCAGCCAGGCGTATCCCTGGCCGGGCGCCGGGCAGTCGGAGAGACCGCATTGCAGGCCGGCCGCCCCCGTCGCGGCCAGGGCCACGGCCAGGAACAGCCACATGGGCAAGGCCGCCAGCACGCCGACGCGGCGCGGCATGGCGTTGTCGCCGGCCCGGCGGTCGAAGGCCAGCATGAAGGTGCAATAGACCAGCAGGACCGCGTAGCCCGCCAGCGCCCAGGTCGCCGGCCGCAGGCCCAGCAGGGCCGGGGGCGCCAGCGGTCCCGGCGCGGCTGCGACCGCGCCGACCAGGGGCGGCAGCACCTGCAGGCCAGCCGCCGCCGCGCCGCCCAGCGCCGCCGCGAGCACCACGGCGTAATGCGCCGGCGAGGGGCCGAAGCGCAGGTTCAGGAGCAGGCCGGCGCCGGCCAGCAGATACGCCAGGCGCTGCAATTGCGCGGCCGCGTCGGGCGCATAGCCATAGCCGAACTCCCAGACGAGCGAGAGGCCCAGGATCGCGCAGAGGACCAGCAAGGCCAGGGCATTGAGCAGCACCGAGGCGGGCCGCGGCGGGCGCATGGAGAAGATCATCATGATCAGAGCCGCAGTCCGGCGAGCGGCGCCAGGTGCCACTGGCCGGCCGTGGTCACGGCGAAGAGGACCAGCGTCAATATCCAAAACGTGAAGCTCGCGCCGCGGCGCCCCCGCAGTCCGAACCAGACCGCCAGCGTGCCGAGCAGAAACGGCAGCAGCATGACCATGTCGACGCCTCCCCTTTTAGCCCCCATCCGAGCGAATGCGCCGCACTATAAATGAAGCGCGCGGAAAAGACGACTTCAGGCGTCAAGGCGGCAAAAAATGCCCCCACGCTGCGCGGCTACGCCGCTTGCTGTCCCCCGAGGGGGC from Bordetella genomosp. 10 includes:
- a CDS encoding disulfide bond formation protein DsbB, with translation MMIFSMRPPRPASVLLNALALLVLCAILGLSLVWEFGYGYAPDAAAQLQRLAYLLAGAGLLLNLRFGPSPAHYAVVLAAALGGAAAAGLQVLPPLVGAVAAAPGPLAPPALLGLRPATWALAGYAVLLVYCTFMLAFDRRAGDNAMPRRVGVLAALPMWLFLAVALAATGAAGLQCGLSDCPAPGQGYAWLPPEWWPTPVLADLQPAAQPASPPSADAPR
- a CDS encoding DUF5993 family protein — translated: MVMLLPFLLGTLAVWFGLRGRRGASFTFWILTLVLFAVTTAGQWHLAPLAGLRL